From one Triticum urartu cultivar G1812 chromosome 3, Tu2.1, whole genome shotgun sequence genomic stretch:
- the LOC125547164 gene encoding F-box protein At5g49610-like, whose product MAKAARAGATPSLGGLLEEIVIWEILVRLPPKALLRCRAVCRSWRSVTSTHDFLLAHHALQPALPLLDNGDYIDLINNSIDICCLNNRPGLAAPDQLQSVALLKLGGNFAYSHPVASCDGILIFCIDDSDFFICNPATRQYAPLLLPTDRRWTLLGMYPHTPTGEYRLLLYSYKPNPYNDDELAPGGQVSCHVLSLGSGQPPRRIGCPDVSMPECEHHVLFRGNLHWFPSHEDIEGKMIVLFDTTSESLREMRAPVADYAHLFEVDGKLGMAILDFVPTIDIWMLQNYEREVWAFNCRIELPVTEIRGQCNRYDGPLDLDVVVVPGDGELLMLVKFAEWLIRVGMDGKLVAAFHRKEVDPTYFQLKQSLVPHNFFPTLDGYVVNALPFI is encoded by the coding sequence ATGGCCAAGGCCGCAAGGGCAGGAGCGACGCCTTCCCTCGGTGGTCTCCTGGAGGAGATCGTCATCTGGGAGATCCTCGTCCGCCTGCCCCCGAAAGCCCTCCTCCGCTGCCGCGCCGTCTGCCGCTCCTGGCGCAGTGTAACCTCCACCCATGACTTTCTCCTCGCTCACCATGCCCTCCAGCCCGCCCTCCCCCTCCTCGACAACGGCGATTATATAGACCTCATCAACAACTCCATAGACATCTGCTGCTTGAACAATCGGCCAGGTCTTGCCGCCCCCGACCAGCTTCAGTCGGTCGCCTTATTGAAACTGGGCGGCAACTTCGCCTACTCTCATCCGGTTGCCTCCTGTGATGGCATCCTCATCTTCTGCATCGACGACAGCGACTTCTTCATCTGCAATCCGGCAACTCGTCAGTATGCTCCCCTCCTGCTGCCTACGGATCGTAGGTGGACGCTCCTGGGAATGTACCCTCACACCCCTACCGGCGAGTACAGGCTGCTGCTCTACTCATACAAGCCTAACCCATACAATGACGATGAGCTAGCACCCGGtggtcaagtttcgtgccatgtCTTGTCACTGGGCTCCGGCCAGCCTCCGAGGCGCATCGGGTGTCCAGATGTGAGTATGCCGGAATGTGAACATCATGTACTATTCCGTGGTAACTTGCATTGGTTCCCGTCACATGAAGACATTGAAGGCAAGATGATAGTGTTGTTCGACACCACATCTGAGTCATTACGAGAGATGCGCGCTCCCGTTGCCGACTACGCTCACCTGTTCGAGGTAGACGGCAAGCTCGGCATGGCCATCTTGGATTTTGTGCCGACTATTGATATCTGGATGTTGCAAAACTATGAGAGGGAGGTCTGGGCCTTTAATTGCCGGATTGAATTACCTGTTACAGAGATCAGGGGGCAATGCAATAGGTATGACGGTCCATTGGATTTGGATGTGGTGGTCGTGCCTGGGGATGGTGAGTTGCTCATGCTGGTCAAATTTGCCGAGTGGCTAATTCGGGTTGGTATGGATGGCAAGCTGGTCGCCGCGTTCCATCGCAAAGAAGTTGATCCTACTTATTTTCAGCTGAAGCAAAGTCTTGTTCCACATAACTTCTTTCCAACACTAGATGGTTATGTTGTGAATGCTCTGCCTTTCATCTGA
- the LOC125549133 gene encoding putative glutaredoxin-C2, with amino-acid sequence MAERVTTIASQGTVVIFGVSCCCMSHTMTRLFAELGVSSTVHELDKDPQREDLERALAGMVGQSPAVPAVFIHGALVGGTRQVMQLHLGGHLVPLLRQAGALWS; translated from the coding sequence ATGGCGGAGAGGGTGACGACGATTGCGTCACAGGGCACGGTGGTGATCTTTGGGGTGAGCTGCTGCTGCATGTCCCACACCATGACGAGGCTCTTTGCGGAGCTGGGTGTTAGCTCTACGGTGCACGAGCTGGACAAAGACCCCCAGAGGGAGGACCTGGAGAGGGCGCTCGCTGGCATGGTGGGCCAGAGCCCGGCGGTGCCGGCAGTATTCATCCATGGCGCGCTTGTCGGTGGCACCAGGCaggtcatgcagctgcatctcggCGGCCATCTCGTGCCGCTGCTCCGCCAAGCTGGTGCCCTGTGGTCCTGA